A genomic region of Balaenoptera ricei isolate mBalRic1 chromosome 21, mBalRic1.hap2, whole genome shotgun sequence contains the following coding sequences:
- the LOC132356628 gene encoding small ribosomal subunit protein eS25-like, which yields MPPEDKKKKKDAGKSAKKDKDPVNKSGGKAKKKKWSKGKVRGKLNNLVLFDKATYEKLCKEVPNYKLITPAVVSERLKIRGSLARTALQELLSKGLIKLVSKHRAQVMHTRNTKGGDAPAASEDARTGPTNCIF from the coding sequence ATGCCGCCCGaggacaagaagaagaagaaagatgctGGAAAGTCAGCCAAAAAAGACAAAGACCCAGTGAACAAATCTGGGGGCAAGgccaaaaagaagaagtggtctaaAGGCAAAGTTCGGGGCAAGCTCAATAACCTAGTCTTGTTTGACAAAGCAACATATGAGAAACTCTGTAAAGAAGTTCCCAACTATAAGCTTATAACTCCAGCTGTCGTCTCGGAGAGACTGAAGATTCGTGGTTCGCTGGCCAGGACAGCCCTGCAGGAGCTCCTTAGTAAAGGACTTATTAAACTGGTTTCAAAGCACAGAGCTCAAGTAATGCATACCAGAAATACCAAGGGTGGAGATGCTCCAGCTGCTAGTGAAGATGCACGAACAGGTCCCACCAACTGTATATTTTGA